From Bacteroidota bacterium, a single genomic window includes:
- the era gene encoding GTPase Era — MSEKVFKSGFVSIIGKPNAGKSTLMNALVGRKLAITTPKAQTTRHRILGIASGDNYQIVFSDTPGVILPQYKLHRMMMGAVHASLEDADLFLLLVDVNERFPEELVIKMAQKSQVPVLLVLNKVDKSTEEKVRQRHEEITSKVKVAGAIGISATKDINLYPLKQMILELLHEGPPYFDPDEISDRPERFFVSELIREAIFLRLKDEIPYSCEVSILQFEEKDNVSVIHAEIHVERKSQKGIIVGKGGKMIKDIGTDARHSIEAFLEKKVYLELHARVAEGWKDSNYRLRDFGYRE; from the coding sequence GTGAGTGAAAAAGTGTTCAAGTCTGGTTTCGTAAGCATCATCGGCAAACCCAATGCGGGCAAAAGCACGTTGATGAATGCCTTGGTGGGTCGCAAACTCGCGATCACGACGCCCAAGGCGCAAACGACCCGGCACCGGATCCTGGGTATTGCATCCGGAGACAATTATCAAATCGTCTTTTCTGATACGCCCGGCGTGATTTTGCCGCAGTACAAGCTTCACCGCATGATGATGGGCGCTGTGCATGCCTCCCTCGAAGATGCAGACTTGTTTTTGCTGCTCGTGGATGTCAACGAACGGTTTCCCGAGGAGTTGGTCATCAAAATGGCCCAAAAAAGCCAGGTTCCTGTGTTGCTTGTCCTCAATAAAGTGGACAAAAGTACCGAAGAAAAGGTGCGTCAGCGGCATGAGGAGATCACTTCGAAGGTCAAAGTGGCAGGTGCCATCGGCATCAGCGCGACAAAGGACATCAATTTGTATCCTTTGAAGCAAATGATCCTCGAATTGTTGCATGAAGGTCCGCCTTACTTCGATCCAGACGAGATCAGCGACCGTCCCGAGCGGTTTTTTGTCTCCGAATTGATTCGCGAAGCCATCTTTTTGCGTTTGAAGGATGAAATTCCCTACAGTTGTGAGGTTTCCATCCTGCAATTCGAAGAAAAAGACAACGTCAGTGTGATCCATGCGGAAATACATGTGGAGCGCAAGTCACAAAAAGGCATCATCGTCGGCAAAGGCGGGAAAATGATCAAGGACATCGGAACGGATGCACGGCATTCGATCGAGGCATTTTTGGAGAAAAAAGTTTATTTGGAGCTGCACGCACGCGTGGCAGAAGGCTGGAAAGACAGCAATTACAGGCTCCGGGATTTTGGATATCGGGAATAA
- a CDS encoding carboxypeptidase-like regulatory domain-containing protein, translating to MIRPVHLHRHRFGLALAIFLLSCAAMYAQSMRVQGTVREGATGEPIVSAQVRAQGRLQGALTDAQGKFTLELETPAQVLEISHIGYRKVFVPTAGKSGRTLEITMEAASSLAPVIIAAGPQEVLEDRTIHLYDYELLDDHIMMIVYDRKLKRSKLAFVDANDSIVDTELLPEEPGKLVKDCLGNIHAITQNFACQVFWDGEEIGFYQDSLRLFQEAVEPCLGNIEGHYYFANWTFNSQILDYYAYDMAQKEWKNVLHVADKVRMHQLMDPLGPYVSIAPSEAAMYALSPGDWETIGKIDHAFQFDQLAFFRPIDAPLHVIDGKVFVFDHLNGQILSFEKDGKKIEEVAMDYQKLPGRERLIVVDEIRGDAYTVFEKHGYQNLRKIDLKTGSLGPAIDIPRQFPHKIQIRNGIAYFLYKQGSYDDTKRLYRLSL from the coding sequence ATGATTCGTCCAGTACATCTCCACCGTCACCGATTCGGCCTCGCGCTTGCAATCTTCTTGCTCTCTTGCGCGGCCATGTATGCACAGTCCATGCGCGTGCAAGGGACAGTGCGTGAAGGTGCTACCGGCGAACCCATTGTCTCTGCCCAAGTGCGCGCCCAGGGTCGGCTTCAAGGCGCCCTCACGGATGCCCAGGGCAAATTCACCCTGGAACTCGAAACTCCTGCCCAAGTGCTGGAAATCAGCCACATCGGATACAGGAAGGTTTTTGTTCCCACGGCGGGAAAATCTGGGCGTACGCTCGAAATCACCATGGAGGCGGCATCTTCTCTTGCGCCCGTCATCATCGCTGCCGGCCCGCAAGAAGTCCTCGAAGACCGCACCATTCACCTTTATGACTATGAATTGCTCGATGACCACATCATGATGATCGTCTACGACCGCAAACTCAAACGGAGCAAACTCGCCTTCGTGGATGCCAACGACAGCATCGTCGACACCGAATTGCTCCCCGAGGAGCCCGGGAAATTGGTCAAGGATTGTTTGGGCAACATCCATGCAATCACCCAAAACTTTGCCTGTCAGGTGTTTTGGGATGGGGAGGAAATCGGATTTTACCAAGATTCCTTGAGATTGTTTCAGGAGGCAGTCGAGCCCTGTCTCGGCAATATCGAGGGGCATTATTACTTCGCGAATTGGACCTTCAACAGTCAGATTCTGGACTATTACGCCTATGACATGGCGCAAAAGGAATGGAAAAACGTCCTTCACGTAGCCGACAAAGTGCGCATGCACCAACTGATGGACCCCTTGGGGCCTTACGTCTCGATCGCGCCAAGCGAAGCCGCGATGTACGCGCTTTCGCCCGGCGATTGGGAAACGATCGGGAAAATCGACCATGCCTTTCAGTTTGATCAATTGGCTTTTTTCAGGCCCATCGACGCGCCGCTGCATGTGATTGACGGCAAGGTTTTTGTCTTTGACCACCTCAATGGGCAGATACTCTCCTTTGAAAAGGATGGGAAAAAGATCGAAGAAGTGGCGATGGACTACCAAAAATTGCCGGGTCGTGAGCGCTTGATCGTTGTGGACGAAATTCGCGGGGATGCCTACACCGTCTTTGAAAAGCACGGCTACCAAAACCTCCGGAAAATCGACCTGAAGACCGGCAGTCTCGGTCCGGCAATCGACATTCCCCGTCAATTCCCGCACAAGATCCAGATCCGGAACGGCATCGCGTATTTTCTGTACAAGCAAGGTAGCTACGACGATACAAAGCGGTTGTATCGGTTGAGTCTTTGA
- a CDS encoding DUF882 domain-containing protein, translating into MKAGYIWIPFCLLFLIFGCESPITPEQAFDQSTRQSPVLRHAQIDSVMGELTIVPFSKLAPAYLKSAGIEGEWKQKLSKKTWYKVGTEESLQFVVGSFRIRDFLTPDSTYFAQKEDPQPGQFQYLCLDRRILHKLLDLLDAMQAKGLDVSQIAIKHGFRHPAYNHQISGATKSRHQFGEAIDLLVGDVNRDGRADEDDKAPLLKMLDEKIIGNAGGVGKYPGSHVIHMDVRGFRARWDEQ; encoded by the coding sequence ATGAAAGCAGGATACATTTGGATACCTTTCTGCTTGCTTTTTCTGATTTTTGGCTGCGAATCCCCAATTACACCTGAACAAGCATTCGATCAATCCACCCGGCAATCGCCCGTGCTACGCCATGCGCAGATTGATTCCGTGATGGGTGAACTTACGATTGTGCCATTTTCCAAGCTCGCACCCGCCTACTTAAAATCTGCCGGCATCGAGGGTGAATGGAAACAGAAGCTTTCCAAAAAGACCTGGTACAAAGTCGGCACCGAAGAATCCTTGCAGTTCGTGGTCGGATCGTTCCGTATTCGGGATTTTCTCACGCCGGATTCCACCTACTTTGCGCAAAAGGAGGATCCGCAACCCGGTCAATTTCAGTACCTCTGCTTGGATCGCCGGATTTTGCACAAACTACTCGACCTGCTTGATGCCATGCAAGCAAAAGGCTTGGATGTGAGCCAAATCGCTATCAAACATGGATTCCGGCATCCTGCCTACAACCACCAAATCAGCGGCGCTACGAAGAGCAGGCATCAATTCGGGGAGGCGATCGACCTTTTGGTCGGTGATGTAAACCGTGATGGTCGCGCCGACGAAGACGACAAGGCACCGCTCCTGAAAATGCTCGACGAAAAAATCATCGGCAATGCCGGTGGCGTCGGCAAGTACCCGGGTTCGCATGTGATCCACATGGACGTCAGGGGCTTCCGTGCTCGCTGGGATGAGCAGTGA